A part of Dreissena polymorpha isolate Duluth1 chromosome 13, UMN_Dpol_1.0, whole genome shotgun sequence genomic DNA contains:
- the LOC127855739 gene encoding uncharacterized protein LOC127855739, whose protein sequence is MADPNVAKLTASLEDLSLKKQLPLRQQTQKPMLKYSNNSIKPVQLFNHADLVSVRSNAEAARNAYSSLSNASANSTMPTPFRSTMKPPPSPQQLLKAATGTNVTSTSSGNAAPKSATTKGHSNPYARPLSAKDIASDLQSQQQKIKKTNSVSQMQSGPNAMFNIGPDGTPVFGYPMNAFMRPQSALRKETPAQTSGAKSTTTKKTSEETTASKTGATKSTATASP, encoded by the exons ATGGCCGACCCAAATGTAGCCAAGTTGACGGCCAGCCTAGAGGACCTGTCCCTGAAGAAGCAGCTACCTTTGAGACAGCAG ACCCAGAAGCCCATGCTAAAATACAGCAACAACTCCATCAAGCCCGTCCAGCTGTTCAACCATGCTGACCTTGTTTCTGTGCGCAGCAATGCCGAGGCCGCCCGCAACGCCTACAGCAGTCTGAGCAATGCCTCAGCCAACAGCACCATGCCAACGCCGTTCCGTTCCACCATGAAACCGCCACCTAGTCCCCAGCAACTTCTTAAAGCAGCCACTG GTACTAATGTTACGTCCACCTCAAGTGGAAATGCTGCCCCAAAATCTGCCACAACAAAGGGTCACAGCAACCCATACGCCCGCCCGCTGAGTGCCAAAGACATCGCAAGTGACCTTCAATCACAGCAGCAGAAGATCAAAAAGACCAACAGCGTATCTCAGATGCAATCGGGTCCGAACGCCATGTTTAATATCGGACCAGACGGAACGCCAGTATTTGGTTATCCAATGAACGCGTTCATGCGTCCCCAGAGTGCCTTGCGAAAGGAGACTCCTGCACAGACCTCCGGTGCGAAATCTACAACAACGAAAAAAACTAGCGAGGAAACGACAGCATCGAAAACTGGAGCGACAAAATCTACCGCCACCGCGAGTCCTTGA
- the LOC127855724 gene encoding uncharacterized protein LOC127855724, translated as MATYSTSTVASGSDSFIDFCCFPCSEHKIDQWADFYCENCQKFYCAKCINLHSQLFGTHVTYGRGDTSKWPVAKEVEDFLQKCDLHDDKHLEMFCEDHSQLCCTNCAFLNHRQCAKVTLISESVKGSPPNLQQLSRKIQSILEEIKKLQNYWDTNMQSLQASYDKQLYVIHDTRKKINSILDKIEKNTMKELDDKLASLKASVKTDADNCSKLKNELKQLNDAIHDIVGKSKAELTFIASKKCMEKIKQSETYLKQNSFQVESSLTFQADRDFQQYLSKLSGLGKTVLSTKETLVLVDPDQALTVQGKSEYNVSLQSDSDNCFIDAVCVLSEDQILVADGFNKRVKLLNHHYQVVGHYDLNGFPWDMCKITPSEVAVTVHDTRTHYKVQFVSVNGGQLVKGRMLQFQHDCIGIAHIMQDLYLTSGTALYKYSMKGAMLTKLYEDTSDELTVLKCAVSPPGDTIFITNYSHHKVLTLARDGTVLQAFTDPDLQHPSVIQVTALGQVLVCGESSSTIIQLDGEGKKKLATLATKRDGLNHPLSVFYNRSTASIIVGQLSSDNILVLRVK; from the exons ATGGCTACGTATTCTACGTCAACTGTGGCTAGTGGCTCTGATTCATTTATTGACTTTTGTTGTTTCCCCTGTTCAGAGCACAAAATTGACCAGTGGGCTGACTTTTACTGCGAAAACTGTCAGAAATTTTATTGTGCAAAATGTATTAATCTGCATAGTCAGTTGTTTGGGACACATGTGACATACGGAAGGGGAGACACAAGTAAGTGGCCAGTGGCCAAGGAAGTGGAGGATTTCCTTCAGAAGTGTGACCTTCATGACGACAAACATCTGGAAATGTTTTGtgaggaccacagtcagctgtgctgcactaATTGTGCTTTCCTCAATCACAG ACAATGTGCTAAAGTAACACTGATATCCGAGTCAGTAAAAGGATCTCCACCAAACTTGCAGCAACTATCAAGAAAAATCCAAAGCATTCTTGAAGAAATCAAGAAACTTCAGAATTATTGGGATACCAACATGCAGTCTTTGCAGGCTTCATACGACAAACAACTATATGTAATACATGACACacgcaaaaaaataaatagtattctagacaaaattgaaaaaaacactatgAAAGAGCTAGATGATAAGTTGGCCAGTCTGAAAGCATCTGTCAAGACTGATGCAGACAATTGCAGCAAACTCAAAAATGAACTCAAGCAACTCAATGATGCAATACACGACATTGTTGGTAAGAGTAAAGCAGAACTCACATTTATTGCAAGTAAGAAATGTATGGAAAAGATTAAGCAGTCTGAAACATATCTGAAGCAGAACTCGTTTCAGGTTGAAAGTTCACTGACATTCCAGGCAGACAGGGATTTTCAACAGTACTTGTCTAAATTGTCAGGTCTGGGGAAGACTGTACTCAGTACCAAGGAAACATTAGTGTTAGTTGATCCAGACCAGGCACTCACTGTACAAGGGAAGTCAGAGTATAATGTGAGCCTACAGAGTGATTCAGATAATTGCTTTATTGATGCCGTTTGTGTTCTCTCTGAGGATCAGATCCTTGTTGCAGATGGTTTTAATAAAAGAGTTAAGCTACTCAATCATCATTACCAGGTGGTGGGTCATTATGATTTAAATGGTTTTCCATGGGACATGTGTAAAATCACACCAAGTGAAGTAGCTGTTACTGTGCATGACACTAGGACACATTATAAGGTCCAGTTTGTCTCTGTGAATGGTGGGCAGCTGGTTAAGGGCAGGATGTTACAGTTTCAACATGACTGTATTGGTATTGCTCATATTATGCAAGACCTGTATCTCACTTCTGGCACTGCACTTTACAAGTATTCAATGAAAGGAGCCATGTTGACTAAGTTGTATGAAGATACATCAGACGAGTTAACAG TATTGAAGTGTGCAGTGAGTCCTCCTGGTGACACGATATTTATCACCAACTATTCCCATCACAAGGTCCTCACACTGGCCAGAGATGGCACAGTTCTCCAAGCCTTCACAGACCCAGACCTACAACACCCAAGCGTTATACAAGTGACTGCTCTGGGACAGGTTCTGGTGTGTGGAGAATCATCCAGCACTATCATTCAGCTGGATGGGGAAGGCAAGAAGAAGCTGGCAACTCTTGCTACCAAGAGGGATGGACTTAATCACCCACTCTCAGTCTTCTACAATAGGAGCAcagcatccatcattgtgggacaattGTCTAGCGATAACATCCTTGTGTTAAGAGTAAAATAG